GACGTCCCAGCATGGAAAACGCCGGCTGCCTGGGTAGATAGACACTTGGGTCCGTACTGTTGTACCTGCAAGGCCCTGGCGTCTTGGCTAAGTCCACAGATGGTCCCCCTCTGCTGTAACTACCTGACATTGTGTAGCTTGAGCTGGATTGCTTGTTTGGAACTTGAGGGCCCATGAGCGGAGGGAGACAGTACCTGTTGGGAGCAGGCACTGAGTCAACGCTCCGGTAGTGTGTTCGAGAGCCCATTGTGTAGGATGGAGGTCTGTGCTGGAGGTTGCATGGTGGGGTTTTCTCAGGGCTGTACGCACCTGGTCCAGGCGTCTGGGATAGCTCCTCTAGTGAACAGAAAACCGTTGAAAATAGAAACCATAAACTCAGCAACATATGGTAGAGTGTGTTTACTTAGTGGGGTTTAGATTTTCAGTTGTAACAGCTGACACTGGCTCTCTAGAGGTAATGCCAAAAACAAATGGTTTTTGTACAAGGGTTCATCCTTTCACAGTAATGGAGCAGTTAGTTTTGTCTTGGTTAAAAATGCATCATTACAGCATGTACATGaatctgaaacaaaatgtgcaCTCAAAATAGCAGTTATTGAAGAGGAACTTACTCTGTGCTTTCACTCTGCCCAACATTGAGTATGCAGGTGTGCCATCCCTTCCAAAACGAGTGATTTTTGCATCAATGTGATACTGCGGCCCTGGACTTGAGTCTACACAATACACTGCAGCAAAAGTAAATATTTATGatcaatttaaaataatatatcCTCTGTCAGTTTGGTTTGACCATGCAATGGTCCTAAAATAGACTGGCTACAGAATTAGGAGGCGTTGTCTCCCCCTACAGGCTCTAATTTGACATTACACCAATTAGGATGTGTACACTTGTGATGCATTTGAGGACAttgaatcaatcaataaatgtcatataaattgtTTATAAAATAGTACAATtgtaatgtttttgtgtgttcttGATAAGATGTATGGCTTTGAAATCAAAGTTCTGACCGAGATGATATCAAAGCATTTAATTACATAATTAACAAATATTTCCTCTGCAGCTATGTAGCTATAATCTAAAATTTAGAGAAAGAGATAAAGAACTCACTGGTGTCACTCATCCTGCCATGGAAAGAATAGGCAGGGCTAGTTGGCTTGGTGAAGTCATGGCCCATAAATCCAATGGTGGGAGGAAGCCCATAGCGACCAGGACCTGGCCCTAGAGACGTGgggaataaaatatattaaaatataataaataaaatatgtttaccGTGCACAAATGACACTGTTGTGCAGTAACAGAGATTAAAAGTGCCAACAGTTTCTGTGTAAATCATGGCTTCTGTAACTAATGTAAGCAGCTGGGCTTCTTCTGCAACGTTGTGTGTTATAGAAAAGCAAGGTTAGTATACTTTATTTCAGCACCAGCCAGTGAGCAAGAAGAATGCAATGTCCAAACATTTGCATGCAGAATTTTACATAACTGTGACTACTTATTTGACCATCTGATAAACTCCCATATGAGAGGCAAGAAGGATCTGCATTAGACCCGCATCACCATGACTTATAATTAGCCCTAGAGCTGCATCTGATCGTTGTCTATCATGTGCACTGCGTCAGACAAACAGCCAGCGAGCAGGATGCAGCACACATCAAGACAACCCAGAGCAAAGTGTTACGGCACCATACATGTCTTCAGTGGCATGTGTGCAAGTGGGGAGCATTTTTTCACAGAAAAAGAGCGAGTCCTGGCAGGTCTGCACACTGACAAATCCTCTGCTCAATGTTCCGCCTTTGAAATTATGAAATAACCATCTGGAGCATAGCTAATGCTATGCATGCCTATACACAAGATGTATAGTTTTATACACATTAATTTACATAATCACAGTAAAAAGTAGCTTCTATTGATGAACTTACCTTTTTCTCTTCCTGCTATTACTGGGTATCTTTTCTCCATTTGGCTCTTTGTAGAAGTGACGGATACTTCAGGTATTCCTCAATGATATCAATACTACAGAAACATTCATACAAGCATGTCAATCATAACAAGAAGCTGGCTAAAGAAAAAATGATTGACAATTCTAAAAATCAAAACCTTAAAGgcaattttttgttttgtttttgcaccTTACCACAGGTAATTCCCCCTTTCAGCCAGAATGGAGGCAGGCTGCATACTTGGAAATTCAGTCGTTAAGAGGAGCACCTTGGTGGTCTTTCTTCAGTTATCACAATATTGTTTCTCCAGGATCCAGCATCACCTGTACCCTGGCTGACAGTGAAACCCAGAGCCCTGGATGATCCAGAATCAATCCCTAATTTCCTCTGAAACAATCAGGAAACCTGAGACGTATAATACATATCAAAGTGTCAACAGCACACTGGATAGGGTTGTATCTATCTGCCTGTTTGTCCCTTTGTCCACCTGTGGTGGCTCAGACAGATGAATAGCCCTTCCTCCACAGAAGTCAATGTATAGGTGCAGTCAGCTGCTACTTAGGAACAATGTCATCACTCCGATTCACTCTCATGTAACGCTAGCTCCCCCCTGCAAACCATGAAACCAAgatccccctctccctctttcaCTCTTTCTGCTCATCGCAGTGTGGAGACGCAATATCACTCTTCAGCCATCCATGCAGTTGCCACGGAGACTGCTGTGGATAGTTTGCTGCAGCCAGGTCCCTGCACTGCTGGCTTACTGTCACTACaggaacaaagttttttttccatttagaCTGGCGGGGTAAATCTACTGCATCTGCTCAGAGTTTAGAGTTTGTGAAGTTCCATGACATTTGCCTCCAATCTGACCTTAAACTATGAACTGTTGACAGTACCAGTTCTCCATATGCACCTCTTTACATTTATCAAAACAGGAATGCAAAgagaattcttatttatttcccTGCTGTGAAACGGCATACTGTGTTTTCTTCcctgaaacacacatacataaagccCCAACACAGCAGGGTCAGATGTTAAGCGCAGCATACCTGGAGCAGTTACAGGCCGAGTACCATCATTTGTCAGGCCAGCATACAACCCTCTGGTTTCTCATTTTTAACTTAAGGTCAAACCGATTACCCAGATGCGGTTTAGCCCTCTTTGATCTCCTCCAATCCCAGtgataatttgttgtttggATTTGACTGACGCCTTTAAAGGCCAGAGCCCGAGGCCACAGTAACTGAGAGGGTCGACAAGTGATGTgcagaaaacaaacattaaacttTAACAGGCTTTTACTCTCCCCTCGCTGCTGCTTTGGTAACCCGGTAACACATAGTACAGTGCACATCCTAACCTAGAGATTCATACagggtgtacacacacacatgtgcatgcTTTCTGTCTCTAACACAGAAGCATGCCAGGGGTCACAGAGTCAGTTATCAAAGCAGAGGGCCATCTGAAGCAGCAGGGTTGTAATACAGCTGACTGCTGACAGGAAATTATCTCCAGACTTAACTAGCCTTTCAAAGGAAATGGAGCAACACAGCTTTCATAAACTGCAGCTCCTCTGCTAGTGGAGCATATGCATGCACTGTGCTCCATCTGCAGAGATCGTATTGTTCTAAAAAGTCAAGGGATTTCTTTCCTACAGTTGTACAAAGTGTAATAGCACAAGCATAAACAGAAGAGTGTGGTAACAAAGTGCAGGAGCTAATGACTTAAACCCGCGTGACCATATTAATGACTGGACATATGAGCAAGTCTAGTGTCTGCCTGTTAACCACCACATCAAAACCTGAGAGCGTAAAAGGCAACAAAACCAAAAGCTTGGATTGTATACAATTTTATTCtcgtttgttttaaaaagcACACATTTTGATATGAGTAGGGgctcaattaatcaaatttggtCCATTTACAGAAATTCAAAACGTCATCCTTAATTTTTAAGTTGATTGCTTAACAAATCaaaattgaacaaaacaaaaatagctTATGAACTGTACAATCAAATCTTAAGGTAGGTAAGGTGAAAGGTGACTTGAGAGTAGATGATGTTGGTGCCTTGGTACGACTGGTGTGTCCTGGTGGACCAGTATGAGTCGGTCAGAGACCTTTGTTACATGTCAGTCCGCTTCTCCGTCTTTATGTTTCCTGTCAACCTCTACTGTGCTGTCTAATAAAGGCAAAAGCCCAAAGAAACATTTGAGCTTATGTTTCCGTAAAGCATATGGTTAGCATATGTCTTTTTCCAGCAGGATACCAGCACAGGAATTTCATCAAACATTTCAATAATTGGGTTAAAGCTTGCtatgaaagaagaagaaaaaaagccttTGACAGAACATATCTGTGTTTGAACTCAAAGAACCACAAGGGCAGAAAGTTGAGTGTATTGTCGGgcattgacaaaaaaaataaaataaaaatgatatgaCCTCTAGCTACAAATAAATACCACAGATagaaaatataacaaaatattttGCTTAAAATCAGGTGTAATTACAAACATAAATACTTGATTATTTCTTCTAGTGATTATAAAGGCAGTACAGTGAATAACAAAGACGCTATGGTGCCTATTGGTGACCAGGAGTCTggaggaagaaaaataaaagtctggaGGACACTACCTTAATAGCTGTGTCATACACTGTCACATCCAACCACACACACCAATGTATAAATGCATCCACACAGACTCCATTCAaaatggtctctctctctctcacacacacacacacacacacacacacactctctctctctctctctctctctctctcattctccagACTCCATCATCTCTTCCTTCCAGACTGAACATGTCCCaagtctctcttctctttccatTCACTAGCATATTCACAAATAATGTACATTTTGGAGGTGGGTATGGCTTCACTCTGTGAGCGTTTCTGTGGACGACAAGAAAACAAGACAAACTTTCTTTATGAGATCATCTCAGACCCTGTTAACACTTCTTTCACTGAATATAAATCTTTAATGTGTGACAAACCATGAGTGACCAGTGACAAAATTTCATTCCTGCAAATAATTACCCATAAATGCTATTAAATCACAGTCTACTTCTTACGTAATGATTTAGCAATTTAAATGGGCACTGTAGCACCTGTGGCTGTAAATACCTaatagagcaccaaatgtgtatgcATCCGTGTCTGAAAGTAGTCCCCAACAAACGCACAATTTACTTCTGTTTGAGTGACGTATGCTACAGTGTCCAGCTTTTTAGTAACTAACTAGCAAAACATATTGTTTATATGTAACCTGCTTTTAAAGATTTGCTTTTGTAAGAATGAATGATCTTGGGGCTGGGTGCTACAGACAGGGTAGGGAACTCTGAAAGTACTAAGAGACACATTGATGTATTGTTAGTTTTGGTCCTTTCACGGGATTTGATGACAGAaagaaacatacagaaatagAATAACACCAGCATTATCCTTTAAGCTCTAAAATGCCTGAGATCCAGAAACCCAAagtctggggaaaaaaaacacaaatcgtTGGGAGCAGCTCCTACCATCGCTCAGGGGTGTTTTTTGTGTCCACTGTGGGTAGCTGGGTATCTGTTGGCATGAGCACCTTCTGCTCTACATCCTCCCCACCTTCAGGAAGGTCAAAATGGTCCCCTCCCTCTGCATCGGCAAGGAAAGACTCAGAATCTGGGTCGTATTCATAGGAGTAGTAGGACACCTCTGCCATGGACCCCTGCTCCTCTTCACCTGGAGAGATCACGGGTGGGGTAGAAAAATGGAGACACAAAATGGTTGATGATAATATCTCATATACATAGAAGAAGTACTGCATTTAGTCGCCAAAGAGTAAATAACTGGGTGTAATGGAGACCTAAAGGTACCCTGTGACCCCTAGAAGCTTATGGAGCAATGTTGTTACATATGGGTCTCTGTGTTGTCTGTTCTCGCACATGCGCATAAGAATATCCA
This sequence is a window from Sander lucioperca isolate FBNREF2018 chromosome 11, SLUC_FBN_1.2, whole genome shotgun sequence. Protein-coding genes within it:
- the odf3l2b gene encoding outer dense fiber protein 3-like protein 2b, with product MEKRYPVIAGREKGPGPGRYGLPPTIGFMGHDFTKPTSPAYSFHGRMSDTMYCVDSSPGPQYHIDAKITRFGRDGTPAYSMLGRVKAQKELSQTPGPGAYSPEKTPPCNLQHRPPSYTMGSRTHYRSVDSVPAPNRYCLPPLMGPQVPNKQSSSSYTMSGSYSRGGPSVDLAKTPGPCRYNSTDPSVYLPRQPAFSMLGRHGLPRDATKKPGPGTYNPEKVTVHKARAPTYSLGIRHSEFVTPLVVNVSD